A genomic region of Amphiura filiformis chromosome 6, Afil_fr2py, whole genome shotgun sequence contains the following coding sequences:
- the LOC140155385 gene encoding mid1-interacting protein 1A-like translates to MKNFIDAVNDMDETVLIPSRLMDMQSDSTTPSPVSREDQTTEDLPLVPSSTSQEQQPSLHAYYSMLKAVKTELVRGPSSDDEDDEGLFMDSGSEDGTTDENNSFPKSDQKLEKATAKAFREHLHGLFTVLEQLTDMSKTLTTKYQEELGDNQSCIRPKAFSM, encoded by the coding sequence ATGAAAAATTTCATCGATGCTGTGAATGACATGGACGAAACTGTCCTTATACCAAGTCGACTGATGGACATGCAATCAGATTCAACAACTCCTAGTCCTGTGTCGAGAGAAGACCAAACTACAGAAGATTTACCATTAGTTCCATCTTCAACATCTCAAGAACAGCAACCAAGTTTACATGCTTATTATTCAATGCTAAAAGCAGTGAAAACCGAACTTGTACGCGGACCAAGCtcagatgatgaagatgacgagGGTCTGTTTATGGACTCTGGGTCAGAAGATGGAACAACCGACGAAAATAACTCATTTCCAAAATCGGATCAGAAACTAGAAAAAGCAACCGCCAAAGCATTTAGAGAACACTTGCACGGACTTTTCACTGTACTGGAACAATTAACAGATATGTCGAAGACATTGACCACTAAATATCAAGAAGAACTCGGTGATAACCAATCGTGCATCAGACCCAAAGCATTCTCCATGTAA